Proteins found in one Schistocerca gregaria isolate iqSchGreg1 unplaced genomic scaffold, iqSchGreg1.2 ptg000963l, whole genome shotgun sequence genomic segment:
- the LOC126326049 gene encoding uncharacterized protein LOC126326049, producing MCEKDEEEGAEEWVPLKVRKQRRMEELRDRLKSKVKRQREGVEAEKLQQFSSGPLSKKSLFEEHFTRDALERKVGEEVRRAEQEEEILRAMTQDMPLQSVAARAHGVVFTESLKTSWRPPRWILERSGEEERAIRQKRRVDVSGEEVPPLVERFEDLKLPGPVLKFLHSRNIVKPSPIQMQGLPVILSGRDMIGVAHTGSGKTVVFVLPIVLFALEEQMKLPLRPEEGPLGLIICPSRELAQQTYDFVNDLCLVLARSGYPPLHPLCLIGGTRMHEQEQAIRYGCHVVVATPGRLIHWLKERKMSLMFCRYLCMDEADRLIDVGFEDEIRTIMDHFVQQRQTVLFSATMPKTIQRFAMSALVRPVEVNVGRAGAASLDVLQEVEYVLDEAKLTYLLECLQKTPPPVLIFCENKSDVDDIHEYLLLKGVEAVCIHGGKDQTDRLASIRAFKAGQKDVLIATDVASKGLDFPKIQHVINFDMPKEIENYVHRIGRTGRGGHTGLATTFINKMCNPNILLDLKQLLIEAKQRVPPFLQTLETDIDLAPMGVDPSFKGCSYCGGLGHRITNCAKAEVARNKQLNIATGVNANSREFRGGGEY from the coding sequence atgtgCGAGAAGGACGAGGAAGAGGGGGCGGAGGAGTGGGTGCCGTTGAAGGTGAGGAAGCAGAGGAGGATGGAGGAGTTGAGGGACAGGTTGAAGTCGAAGGTGAAGCGACAGAGGGAGGGGGTGGAGGCTGAGAAGTTGCAGCAGTTTAGTTCGGGGCCGTTGTCGAAGAAGTCTTTGTTTGAGGAGCATTTTACGAGGGACGCGTTGGAGAGGAAGGTGGGTGAGGAGGTGAGGAGGGCGGAGCAAGAGGAGGAGATATTGAGGGCGATGACGCAGGACATGCCGTTGCAGAGCGTGGCGGCGAGGGCGCACGGGGTGGTGTTTACGGAGAGTTTGAAGACGAGTTGGAGGCCGCCTAGGTGGATATTGGAGAGGTCTGGTGAGGAGGAGAGGGCGATAAGACAGAAGAGGAGGGTGGACGTGTCGGGGGAGGAGGTGCCGCCGTTGGTGGAGAGGTTTGAGGATTTGAAGTTGCCGGGGCCCGTGTTGAAGTTTTTGCACAGCAGGAACATAGTGAAGCCGTCGCCGATACAGATGCAGGGGTTGCCGGTGATATTATCTGGGAGAGACATGATAGGCGTGGCGCACACGGGGTCTGGGAAGACGGTGGTGTTCGTGTTGCCGATAGTGTTGTTCGCGCTAGAGGAGCAGATGAAGTTGCCGTTGAGGCCGGAAGAGGGTCCGTTGGGGTTGATAATATGTCCGTCGAGAGAGTTGGCGCAGCAGACGTACGATTTCGTGAACGATTTGTGTTTGGTGTTGGCGCGCTCGGGATACCCGCCGCTGCACCCGCTGTGCTTGATAGGCGGCACGAGGATGCACGAGCAAGAGCAGGCGATTCGGTACGGGTGCCACGTGGTGGTGGCGACGCCGGGTCGCCTGATACACTGGCTGAAGGAGAGGAAGATGTCGCTGATGTTTTGCAGGTACCTTTGTATGGACGAGGCGGATCGGCTGATAGACGTGGGGTTCGAGGACGAGATTCGGACGATTATGGATCACTTCGTGCAGCAGAGGCAGACGGTGTTGTTTTCGGCGACGATGCCGAAGACGATTCAGAGGTTCGCGATGTCGGCGCTGGTGAGGCCGGTGGAGGTCAACGTCGGGAGGGCGGGCGCGGCCAGTTTGGACGTGCTGCAGGAGGTGGAGTACGTTTTGGACGAAGCGAAGCTGACGTATTTGCTCGAGTGTCTGCAGAAGACGCCGCCGCCGGTTTTGATCTTTTGCGAGAACAAGAGCGACGTGGACGACATTCACGAGTACCTGCTGTTGAAGGGCGTGGAGGCCGTGTGCATTCACGGCGGGAAGGACCAGACCGACCGGCTGGCGTCGATCCGCGCGTTCAAGGCCGGACAGAAGGACGTGCTCATCGCCACGGACGTGGCGTCGAAGGGGCTGGACTTTCCCAAGATTCAGCACGTGATCAACTTCGACATGCCCAAGGAGATCGAGAACTACGTGCACCGCATCGGGCGCACGGGGCGCGGGGGTCACACGGGCCTGGCGACCACGTTTATCAACAAGATGTGCAACCCCAACATCCTCCTGGACCTCAAGCAGCTGCTGATCGAGGCCAAGCAGCGCGTGCCGCCGTTCTTGCAGACGCTGGAGACCGACATCGACCTCGCGCCGATGGGCGTCGACCCGTCGTTCAAGGGCTGTTCGTACTGCGGGGGGCTCGGGCACCGCATAACCAACTGCGCGAAGGCGGAGGTGGCCAGGAACAAGCAGCTCAACATTGCCACGGGCGTCAACGCGAATTCGAGGGAGTTCCGCGGGGGCGGAGAGTActga
- the LOC126326076 gene encoding glutamine--tRNA ligase-like isoform X1, translating to MQGATFAGYNDVRGYLAEEFGWDATSQAKRLEDVVKNKKLVSNLVAIFNYTRGYDVEQRRSVANLLFDLAGRLSSALKCFQQVVCWIVEGQARAPHLDAIVEYVKKHGDPSTEEIEANCGIGQFVDEGEVKSVIKELLDENMGELKEKRYQMVSWLHSQLRLRLPWADRALVNRELMNRLNETIGPKQDGEVQRVSAKRPSGKKKSSPSAEAGSEASRISESIAFPMPCENTNQDLRLLKEHLERTGGIVITRFPPEPNGFLHIGHAKAMNLNFGYASKMNGKCYLRFDDTNPAAETQEYIDSIIDMTEWLGYKPHAVTYASDYFGKLYDLAVELIKRGKAFVCHQRPEEYRGLNDVEAKKSPWRDRPIEENLKLFRDMKNGKLREGEASLRMKMDIESPNPCMWDLVAYRIKYHPHPRTGDQWCIYPSYDFTHCINDSLEDITHSLCTLEYVPRNQSYYWLLDALQLYRPLVWEYGRLNLTHTVLSKRVLVRLVNEKIVSGFDDPRMPTLSGYRRRGYTSRAINRFCEDVGVTRADGVFIPISRLEHALREDLDSRAPRLMAVLYPLKVIISNLDESIQVTRQNIPGFPEKGSNTVDLTKVIYIDKADFREHDVPNFHNLALHTSSGKLKWVRLRYGPVIAVTDVMRSDSGEITELIAVHDPHATKSSGTIHWVSAPDQPCPNGPSLKAEFRLYDHLFKSEKPASLKDAALFNDVNPDSLVITHGYVDSTASKLKAWDHVQFERLGFFNVDPDSFKDHPLQLIFNRSVPLNEAKDKPK from the exons ATGCAGGGGGCGACTTTTGCGGGCTACAATGACGTCCGGGGGTATCTGGCCGAAGAGTTTGGATGGGACGCCACTTCTCAGGCGAAGCGGCTAGAAGACGTGGTGAAGAACAAGAAGCTGGTCTCCAATCTTGTGGCCATATTTAATTAT ACGAGAGGTTATGACGTAGAGCAGAGGAGGTCAGTGGCGAACCTGCTGTTCGACTTGGCGGGGCGACTGAGCTCGGCCTTGAAATGTTTTCAGCAGGTGGTTTGTTGGATTGTAGAGGGTCAGGCTCGAGCCCCGCACCTGGATGCCATCGTGGAATACGTAAAGAAGCACGGAGACCCGAGCACCGAAGAAATTGAGGCAAATTGCGGGATAG GCCAATTTGTGGACGAGGGCGAAGTGAAGAGTGTGATTAAGGAGCTGTTGGACGAGAACATGGGCGAGCTCAAAGAGAAGAGGTACCAGATGGTCTCGTGGCTGCATAGCCAGCTTCGGCTGCGGTTGCCTTGGGCCGACAGAGCTCTGGTTAATCGAGAATTGATGAACCGGCTGAATGAGACCATAGGCCCCAAACAAGATGGCGAGGTGCAGCGCGTGTCCGCGAAGAGACCGTCTGGTAAGAAAAAGTCTTCTCCGTCTGCCGAGGCAGGTTCAGAGGCCTCTCGTATCTCGGAGAGCATCGCCTTTCCCATGCCCTGCGAGAACACGAATCAGGACCTTCGACTGTTGAAAGAGCATCTAGAGAGAACTGGAGGAATTGTCATCACGCGCTTCCCGCCTGAGCCGAACGGCTTTTTGCACATCGGTCATGCCAAAGCGATGAATCTGAACTTCGGGTATGCCAGCAAGATGAATGGCAAATGCTACCTGCGATTTGATGACACGAATCCAGCAGCGGAAACGCAGGAATATATCGATTCGATCATCGACATGACCGAATGGCTTGGATACAAACCCCACGCGGTTACCTATGCGAGCGACTATTTCGGCAAATTGTACGATTTGGCGGTCGAGTTGATAAAGCGCGGAAAGGCATTTGTGTGCCACCAGCGTCCAGAAGAATATCGTGGCCTGAACGATGTAGAGGCAAAAAAGAGTCCTTGGCGTGACCGTCCAATTGAAGAAAACCTGAAACTGTTTCGAGACATGAAGAACGGGAAACTAAGAGAAGGAGAGGCCAGTCTGAGAATGAAAATGGACATAGAAAGTCCCAATCCCTGTATGTGGGATTTGGTTGCATATCGTATAAAATATCATCCTCACCCCCGTACGGGCGACCAATGGTGTATCTATCCGAGCTACGACTTCACACATTGCATCAACGACTCCCTTGAAGACATCACTCATTCCCTCTGCACCTTGGAATACGTGCCAAGAAACCAAAGCTATTATTGGCTCTTGGATGCACTCCAGCTCTATCGCCCCCTTGTATGGGAATATGGACGTTTAAACCTCACACACACGGTTTTATCCAAACGCGTTTTGGTTCGTCTTGTAAACGAGAAAATCGTCTCCGGATTCGACGATCCGCGCATGCCCACCCTGTCTGGGTACCGTCGCCGAGGGTACACGAGTCGAGCCATTAATCGGTTCTGCGAGGATGTGGGCGTCACTCGTGCGGACGGCGTCTTCATACCTATCTCTCGACTCGAACACGCTCTTAGAGAAGACCTGGACTCCAGGGCCCCGCGACTCATGGCCGTCCTCTATCCCCTGAAGGTCATCATATCTAACTTGGACGAATCCATCCAGGTCACTCGCCaaaatattcctggatttccagaaaaggGCTCCAACACCGTCGACCTTACCAAAGTCATCTATATTGACAAAGCCGACTTTCGCGAACACGACGTGCCGAACTTTCACAACCTGGCCCTTCACACTTCCTCCGGCAAGCTGAAATGGGTCCGACTCCGATACGGCCCGGTCATCGCCGTCACAGACGTCATGCGCAGCGACTCCGGAGAGATCACCGAACTTATCGCTGTACATGACCCTCACGCCACCAAGTCGTCCGGCACCATTCACTGGGTCTCTGCTCCGGACCAACCGTGTCCGAACGGTCCCTCCTTGAAAGCCGAGTTTCGTCTGTACGATCACCTATTCAAAAGCGAAAAGCCGGCCTCTTTGAAGGACGCCGCGCTCTTCAACGACGTCAACCCGGACAGTCTCGTCATTACACATGGATACGTCGACTCGACTGCGTCGAAACTCAAAGCTTGGGACCACGTCCAGTTCGAGCGGCTTGGCTTCTTCAACGTGGATCCTGACTCCTTCAAAGACCATCCGCTGCAGCTCATTTTCAACCGTTCCGTGCCACTTAACGAGGCAAAAGACAAACCAAAATAA
- the LOC126326076 gene encoding probable glutamine--tRNA ligase isoform X2 produces the protein MKDSVVKRVGVTRGYDVEQRRSVANLLFDLAGRLSSALKCFQQVVCWIVEGQARAPHLDAIVEYVKKHGDPSTEEIEANCGIGQFVDEGEVKSVIKELLDENMGELKEKRYQMVSWLHSQLRLRLPWADRALVNRELMNRLNETIGPKQDGEVQRVSAKRPSGKKKSSPSAEAGSEASRISESIAFPMPCENTNQDLRLLKEHLERTGGIVITRFPPEPNGFLHIGHAKAMNLNFGYASKMNGKCYLRFDDTNPAAETQEYIDSIIDMTEWLGYKPHAVTYASDYFGKLYDLAVELIKRGKAFVCHQRPEEYRGLNDVEAKKSPWRDRPIEENLKLFRDMKNGKLREGEASLRMKMDIESPNPCMWDLVAYRIKYHPHPRTGDQWCIYPSYDFTHCINDSLEDITHSLCTLEYVPRNQSYYWLLDALQLYRPLVWEYGRLNLTHTVLSKRVLVRLVNEKIVSGFDDPRMPTLSGYRRRGYTSRAINRFCEDVGVTRADGVFIPISRLEHALREDLDSRAPRLMAVLYPLKVIISNLDESIQVTRQNIPGFPEKGSNTVDLTKVIYIDKADFREHDVPNFHNLALHTSSGKLKWVRLRYGPVIAVTDVMRSDSGEITELIAVHDPHATKSSGTIHWVSAPDQPCPNGPSLKAEFRLYDHLFKSEKPASLKDAALFNDVNPDSLVITHGYVDSTASKLKAWDHVQFERLGFFNVDPDSFKDHPLQLIFNRSVPLNEAKDKPK, from the exons ATGAAAGATAGTGTAGTTAAAAGAGTGGGAGTT ACGAGAGGTTATGACGTAGAGCAGAGGAGGTCAGTGGCGAACCTGCTGTTCGACTTGGCGGGGCGACTGAGCTCGGCCTTGAAATGTTTTCAGCAGGTGGTTTGTTGGATTGTAGAGGGTCAGGCTCGAGCCCCGCACCTGGATGCCATCGTGGAATACGTAAAGAAGCACGGAGACCCGAGCACCGAAGAAATTGAGGCAAATTGCGGGATAG GCCAATTTGTGGACGAGGGCGAAGTGAAGAGTGTGATTAAGGAGCTGTTGGACGAGAACATGGGCGAGCTCAAAGAGAAGAGGTACCAGATGGTCTCGTGGCTGCATAGCCAGCTTCGGCTGCGGTTGCCTTGGGCCGACAGAGCTCTGGTTAATCGAGAATTGATGAACCGGCTGAATGAGACCATAGGCCCCAAACAAGATGGCGAGGTGCAGCGCGTGTCCGCGAAGAGACCGTCTGGTAAGAAAAAGTCTTCTCCGTCTGCCGAGGCAGGTTCAGAGGCCTCTCGTATCTCGGAGAGCATCGCCTTTCCCATGCCCTGCGAGAACACGAATCAGGACCTTCGACTGTTGAAAGAGCATCTAGAGAGAACTGGAGGAATTGTCATCACGCGCTTCCCGCCTGAGCCGAACGGCTTTTTGCACATCGGTCATGCCAAAGCGATGAATCTGAACTTCGGGTATGCCAGCAAGATGAATGGCAAATGCTACCTGCGATTTGATGACACGAATCCAGCAGCGGAAACGCAGGAATATATCGATTCGATCATCGACATGACCGAATGGCTTGGATACAAACCCCACGCGGTTACCTATGCGAGCGACTATTTCGGCAAATTGTACGATTTGGCGGTCGAGTTGATAAAGCGCGGAAAGGCATTTGTGTGCCACCAGCGTCCAGAAGAATATCGTGGCCTGAACGATGTAGAGGCAAAAAAGAGTCCTTGGCGTGACCGTCCAATTGAAGAAAACCTGAAACTGTTTCGAGACATGAAGAACGGGAAACTAAGAGAAGGAGAGGCCAGTCTGAGAATGAAAATGGACATAGAAAGTCCCAATCCCTGTATGTGGGATTTGGTTGCATATCGTATAAAATATCATCCTCACCCCCGTACGGGCGACCAATGGTGTATCTATCCGAGCTACGACTTCACACATTGCATCAACGACTCCCTTGAAGACATCACTCATTCCCTCTGCACCTTGGAATACGTGCCAAGAAACCAAAGCTATTATTGGCTCTTGGATGCACTCCAGCTCTATCGCCCCCTTGTATGGGAATATGGACGTTTAAACCTCACACACACGGTTTTATCCAAACGCGTTTTGGTTCGTCTTGTAAACGAGAAAATCGTCTCCGGATTCGACGATCCGCGCATGCCCACCCTGTCTGGGTACCGTCGCCGAGGGTACACGAGTCGAGCCATTAATCGGTTCTGCGAGGATGTGGGCGTCACTCGTGCGGACGGCGTCTTCATACCTATCTCTCGACTCGAACACGCTCTTAGAGAAGACCTGGACTCCAGGGCCCCGCGACTCATGGCCGTCCTCTATCCCCTGAAGGTCATCATATCTAACTTGGACGAATCCATCCAGGTCACTCGCCaaaatattcctggatttccagaaaaggGCTCCAACACCGTCGACCTTACCAAAGTCATCTATATTGACAAAGCCGACTTTCGCGAACACGACGTGCCGAACTTTCACAACCTGGCCCTTCACACTTCCTCCGGCAAGCTGAAATGGGTCCGACTCCGATACGGCCCGGTCATCGCCGTCACAGACGTCATGCGCAGCGACTCCGGAGAGATCACCGAACTTATCGCTGTACATGACCCTCACGCCACCAAGTCGTCCGGCACCATTCACTGGGTCTCTGCTCCGGACCAACCGTGTCCGAACGGTCCCTCCTTGAAAGCCGAGTTTCGTCTGTACGATCACCTATTCAAAAGCGAAAAGCCGGCCTCTTTGAAGGACGCCGCGCTCTTCAACGACGTCAACCCGGACAGTCTCGTCATTACACATGGATACGTCGACTCGACTGCGTCGAAACTCAAAGCTTGGGACCACGTCCAGTTCGAGCGGCTTGGCTTCTTCAACGTGGATCCTGACTCCTTCAAAGACCATCCGCTGCAGCTCATTTTCAACCGTTCCGTGCCACTTAACGAGGCAAAAGACAAACCAAAATAA
- the LOC126326078 gene encoding uncharacterized protein LOC126326078 isoform X1, whose translation MCLSRFEADFFTRNLHYAASYWEEHCENFRETICKVMMTESVMTIAFNSARMTLALNNKVKWIDAAYNGDVLQDAYANLVNEIKRDKKIVCELADAYFSFFSVFKSDFSTSDLAPRVDSAREPPMELLRVREFFERRRDALARHEVLIRLTRKLMPSCYNFEACVSNFWPQLILFYLRFFDVYDEAMKGMSVGERMKMFGKEKSEDRVQESEGRNAAESVLGEKLLKDFGRPAFWERRYQAIDPSFEPHEWYVGWETIEECVLKKTDLSERKEALRVLHLGCGISLLDEELLECEKVRIERIVSIDFVESLIRAREGRVHDPRLEYRCMSVLELGQGFEEGYFDLVVDKGCLDSLLTSSSVVDDLLMACREVSRVMKPGAYFVLVSCAIQYEYALSLQNILELDWAVKCVYDMPADTNEETKIHVIVIRKFGSESERAEFAGDRGV comes from the exons ATGTGTCTGAGTCGGTTTGAAGCAG ATTTCTTCACGCGCAATTTACATTATGCGGCGTCTTACTGGGAGGAGCACTGCGAAAATTTCCGGGAAACGATTTGCAAGGTGATGATGACCGAGTCGGTGATGACCATTGCGTTCAATTCTGCGAGAATGACCCTTGCACTTAACAACAAGGTTAAATGGATAGACGCTGCTTACAATGGTGATGTGCTACAAGACGCTTACG CCAACCTAGTGAACGAGATTAAGAGAGACAAGAAGATAGTTTGCGAGCTTGCCGATGCCTATTTTTCGTTTTTTTCGGTGTTCAAGTCAGATTTTAGCACGAGCGACCTTGCGCCGCGAGTGGATTCGGCGCGCGAGCCGCCGATGGAGCTTCTGAGAGTCAGGGAGTTTTTCGAGCGTCGTCGAGACGCGCTGGCGAGACACGAGGTGTTGATTCGGCTGACGAGGAAGTTGATGCCTAGCTGTTACAATTTCGAGGCGTGTGTGAGCAATTTTTGGCCTCagttgattttgttttatttgcgtTTTTTCGACGTGTACGACGAGGCCATGAAGGGGATGAGCGTGGGGGAGAGAATGAAGATGTTCGGGAAGGAGAAGTCGGAGGACAGGGTGCAGGAGTCGGAGGGGCGAAATGCGGCTGAATCGGTGTTGGGAGAGAAGTTGTTGAAGGATTTTGGCCGTCCGGCGTTTTGGGAGAGAAGGTACCAGGCGATTGATCCGTCGTTTGAGCCGCACGAGTGGTACGTAGGATGGGAGACGATTGAGGAGTGCGTGTTGAAGAAGACCGATTTGTCAGAGAGAAAGGAGGCGCTTCGAGTGTTGCATCTTGGTTGTGGGATTAGCCTGCTGGATGAGGAGTTGTTGGAGTGCGAGAAGGTAAGAATTGAGCGTATTGTGAGCATTGATTTTGTGGAGAGTTTGATTCGTGCTAGAGAGGGGAGGGTGCACGATCCCAGGTTGGAGTACCGATGCATGAGCGTGCTTGAGTTGGGTCAGGGATTTGAAGAGGGGTATTTCGATTTGGTGGTTGACAAGGGTTGTTTGGACAGTTTATTGACGAGTTCGAGCGTGGTGGATGACCTGTTGATGGCTTGCAGGGAAGTGAGTCGCGTGATGAAGCCGGGAGCCTATTTTGTTTTGGTGTCGTGCGCTATTCAGTACGAGTATGCATTGTCGCTTCAGAACATATTGGAGTTGGACTGGGCGGTCAAGTGCGTGTACGATATGCCGGCGGACACGAACGAGGAGACGAAGATTCACGTGATAGTGATAAGGAAGTTTGGCAGCGAGTCGGAGAGAGCGGAGTTCGCGGGTGACAGGGGGGTGTAA
- the LOC126326078 gene encoding uncharacterized protein LOC126326078 isoform X2 — MMTESVMTIAFNSARMTLALNNKVKWIDAAYNGDVLQDAYANLVNEIKRDKKIVCELADAYFSFFSVFKSDFSTSDLAPRVDSAREPPMELLRVREFFERRRDALARHEVLIRLTRKLMPSCYNFEACVSNFWPQLILFYLRFFDVYDEAMKGMSVGERMKMFGKEKSEDRVQESEGRNAAESVLGEKLLKDFGRPAFWERRYQAIDPSFEPHEWYVGWETIEECVLKKTDLSERKEALRVLHLGCGISLLDEELLECEKVRIERIVSIDFVESLIRAREGRVHDPRLEYRCMSVLELGQGFEEGYFDLVVDKGCLDSLLTSSSVVDDLLMACREVSRVMKPGAYFVLVSCAIQYEYALSLQNILELDWAVKCVYDMPADTNEETKIHVIVIRKFGSESERAEFAGDRGV; from the exons ATGATGACCGAGTCGGTGATGACCATTGCGTTCAATTCTGCGAGAATGACCCTTGCACTTAACAACAAGGTTAAATGGATAGACGCTGCTTACAATGGTGATGTGCTACAAGACGCTTACG CCAACCTAGTGAACGAGATTAAGAGAGACAAGAAGATAGTTTGCGAGCTTGCCGATGCCTATTTTTCGTTTTTTTCGGTGTTCAAGTCAGATTTTAGCACGAGCGACCTTGCGCCGCGAGTGGATTCGGCGCGCGAGCCGCCGATGGAGCTTCTGAGAGTCAGGGAGTTTTTCGAGCGTCGTCGAGACGCGCTGGCGAGACACGAGGTGTTGATTCGGCTGACGAGGAAGTTGATGCCTAGCTGTTACAATTTCGAGGCGTGTGTGAGCAATTTTTGGCCTCagttgattttgttttatttgcgtTTTTTCGACGTGTACGACGAGGCCATGAAGGGGATGAGCGTGGGGGAGAGAATGAAGATGTTCGGGAAGGAGAAGTCGGAGGACAGGGTGCAGGAGTCGGAGGGGCGAAATGCGGCTGAATCGGTGTTGGGAGAGAAGTTGTTGAAGGATTTTGGCCGTCCGGCGTTTTGGGAGAGAAGGTACCAGGCGATTGATCCGTCGTTTGAGCCGCACGAGTGGTACGTAGGATGGGAGACGATTGAGGAGTGCGTGTTGAAGAAGACCGATTTGTCAGAGAGAAAGGAGGCGCTTCGAGTGTTGCATCTTGGTTGTGGGATTAGCCTGCTGGATGAGGAGTTGTTGGAGTGCGAGAAGGTAAGAATTGAGCGTATTGTGAGCATTGATTTTGTGGAGAGTTTGATTCGTGCTAGAGAGGGGAGGGTGCACGATCCCAGGTTGGAGTACCGATGCATGAGCGTGCTTGAGTTGGGTCAGGGATTTGAAGAGGGGTATTTCGATTTGGTGGTTGACAAGGGTTGTTTGGACAGTTTATTGACGAGTTCGAGCGTGGTGGATGACCTGTTGATGGCTTGCAGGGAAGTGAGTCGCGTGATGAAGCCGGGAGCCTATTTTGTTTTGGTGTCGTGCGCTATTCAGTACGAGTATGCATTGTCGCTTCAGAACATATTGGAGTTGGACTGGGCGGTCAAGTGCGTGTACGATATGCCGGCGGACACGAACGAGGAGACGAAGATTCACGTGATAGTGATAAGGAAGTTTGGCAGCGAGTCGGAGAGAGCGGAGTTCGCGGGTGACAGGGGGGTGTAA
- the LOC126326078 gene encoding uncharacterized protein LOC126326078 isoform X3 — translation MVMCYKTLTTANLVNEIKRDKKIVCELADAYFSFFSVFKSDFSTSDLAPRVDSAREPPMELLRVREFFERRRDALARHEVLIRLTRKLMPSCYNFEACVSNFWPQLILFYLRFFDVYDEAMKGMSVGERMKMFGKEKSEDRVQESEGRNAAESVLGEKLLKDFGRPAFWERRYQAIDPSFEPHEWYVGWETIEECVLKKTDLSERKEALRVLHLGCGISLLDEELLECEKVRIERIVSIDFVESLIRAREGRVHDPRLEYRCMSVLELGQGFEEGYFDLVVDKGCLDSLLTSSSVVDDLLMACREVSRVMKPGAYFVLVSCAIQYEYALSLQNILELDWAVKCVYDMPADTNEETKIHVIVIRKFGSESERAEFAGDRGV, via the exons ATGGTGATGTGCTACAAGACGCTTACG acAGCCAACCTAGTGAACGAGATTAAGAGAGACAAGAAGATAGTTTGCGAGCTTGCCGATGCCTATTTTTCGTTTTTTTCGGTGTTCAAGTCAGATTTTAGCACGAGCGACCTTGCGCCGCGAGTGGATTCGGCGCGCGAGCCGCCGATGGAGCTTCTGAGAGTCAGGGAGTTTTTCGAGCGTCGTCGAGACGCGCTGGCGAGACACGAGGTGTTGATTCGGCTGACGAGGAAGTTGATGCCTAGCTGTTACAATTTCGAGGCGTGTGTGAGCAATTTTTGGCCTCagttgattttgttttatttgcgtTTTTTCGACGTGTACGACGAGGCCATGAAGGGGATGAGCGTGGGGGAGAGAATGAAGATGTTCGGGAAGGAGAAGTCGGAGGACAGGGTGCAGGAGTCGGAGGGGCGAAATGCGGCTGAATCGGTGTTGGGAGAGAAGTTGTTGAAGGATTTTGGCCGTCCGGCGTTTTGGGAGAGAAGGTACCAGGCGATTGATCCGTCGTTTGAGCCGCACGAGTGGTACGTAGGATGGGAGACGATTGAGGAGTGCGTGTTGAAGAAGACCGATTTGTCAGAGAGAAAGGAGGCGCTTCGAGTGTTGCATCTTGGTTGTGGGATTAGCCTGCTGGATGAGGAGTTGTTGGAGTGCGAGAAGGTAAGAATTGAGCGTATTGTGAGCATTGATTTTGTGGAGAGTTTGATTCGTGCTAGAGAGGGGAGGGTGCACGATCCCAGGTTGGAGTACCGATGCATGAGCGTGCTTGAGTTGGGTCAGGGATTTGAAGAGGGGTATTTCGATTTGGTGGTTGACAAGGGTTGTTTGGACAGTTTATTGACGAGTTCGAGCGTGGTGGATGACCTGTTGATGGCTTGCAGGGAAGTGAGTCGCGTGATGAAGCCGGGAGCCTATTTTGTTTTGGTGTCGTGCGCTATTCAGTACGAGTATGCATTGTCGCTTCAGAACATATTGGAGTTGGACTGGGCGGTCAAGTGCGTGTACGATATGCCGGCGGACACGAACGAGGAGACGAAGATTCACGTGATAGTGATAAGGAAGTTTGGCAGCGAGTCGGAGAGAGCGGAGTTCGCGGGTGACAGGGGGGTGTAA